In the Alteromonas sp. M12 genome, one interval contains:
- a CDS encoding anthranilate synthase component 1: MSLTQLSEKPGIAETIVKHGPYVADPLSAYQQLCKSKTNTLLLESAEIDSKDNLKSLILLDAALKLTCHGHTVLIQGLNENGASVLPLFEQHIPAGVEVEVDSNNTSLKLTFSIPDSNLDEDTRLKAPAVFDALRLIVKNIHCLREHPQNLFLGGAFAYDLLASFESLPEVPDSENTCPDFVFYLAQSLLVIDHQLQTTEVISTVFSGKNVSSSYFSVSQQLEEIISQLKQLKQQPMQSTPVGIEMKLEVDKSDDEYKQDVLNLKEHILAGDIFQVVPSRTFKLPCPSPYAAYANLKKQNPSPYMFFLQDDDFCMFGASPESALKYDKQSNQIEIYPIAGTRPRGKHADGSINVDLDSRIELNLREDQKEKAEHLMLVDLARNDVAKVSQPGTRFVKDLLKVDRYSHVMHLVSRVVGQLRDDLDALHAYAACMNMGTLVGAPKVSAASLIREVEKKRRGSYGGAVGYINGNGDMDTCIVIRSAFVKHNIAYIQAGAGVVYDSDPQSEADETRGKAQAVITAIVSAHAKENNL, encoded by the coding sequence ATGAGTTTAACTCAATTAAGTGAAAAACCCGGAATAGCCGAAACCATTGTTAAACATGGTCCCTATGTTGCTGACCCTCTCAGCGCCTATCAACAGTTGTGCAAAAGCAAAACCAATACGTTATTGCTTGAGTCGGCGGAGATTGACAGTAAGGATAACTTAAAGAGTTTAATCTTGTTGGATGCCGCATTAAAATTAACTTGCCATGGTCACACCGTGCTCATTCAAGGGTTAAATGAAAATGGTGCCTCTGTGTTACCGTTATTTGAACAGCACATACCTGCAGGCGTTGAAGTTGAAGTAGACTCGAATAACACCTCCCTGAAATTAACGTTTTCGATACCCGATTCGAATCTTGACGAAGACACTCGATTAAAAGCACCGGCCGTATTTGATGCATTGCGATTAATTGTCAAAAATATTCATTGCTTGCGTGAACATCCTCAAAACTTATTTTTAGGCGGCGCATTCGCTTACGACCTTTTAGCCAGTTTTGAATCCCTACCCGAGGTGCCCGACAGCGAAAATACCTGCCCTGATTTTGTTTTTTACCTAGCCCAATCATTGCTCGTGATAGACCATCAATTACAAACCACTGAAGTCATTAGCACAGTATTTAGTGGCAAAAATGTAAGCAGTAGTTACTTTTCAGTCAGTCAACAACTAGAAGAAATCATCAGCCAATTAAAACAACTCAAACAACAACCCATGCAATCAACGCCGGTCGGTATTGAGATGAAGTTAGAGGTGGATAAGTCAGATGACGAATACAAACAGGATGTGTTAAATCTTAAAGAACATATTTTGGCTGGCGATATTTTCCAAGTTGTTCCTTCGCGCACGTTTAAATTACCTTGTCCTTCTCCCTATGCAGCTTATGCCAATCTAAAGAAACAAAATCCAAGTCCATACATGTTCTTTCTACAAGATGACGATTTTTGTATGTTTGGCGCCTCCCCCGAGTCGGCACTCAAATACGATAAACAGAGTAATCAAATTGAGATATATCCGATTGCAGGTACTCGCCCCAGAGGAAAACATGCTGATGGCAGTATCAATGTAGATTTGGATAGTCGAATTGAGCTTAATCTACGTGAAGACCAAAAAGAAAAAGCCGAACACCTAATGCTTGTTGATTTAGCCCGAAATGACGTAGCAAAAGTTTCCCAACCCGGTACCCGCTTCGTAAAAGATCTTTTAAAAGTAGATAGATATTCCCATGTAATGCATTTAGTCAGTCGTGTAGTCGGTCAATTACGAGATGACTTAGATGCACTGCATGCTTACGCCGCCTGCATGAATATGGGGACGCTAGTAGGTGCCCCTAAAGTCAGTGCAGCATCGCTTATCCGTGAAGTAGAGAAAAAACGCAGAGGAAGTTATGGCGGTGCAGTGGGTTATATCAATGGCAATGGCGACATGGATACTTGTATCGTAATTCGCTCCGCATTTGTCAAACACAATATTGCTTATATCCAGGCTGGCGCAGGCGTGGTGTACGACTCAGATCCACAATCTGAAGCAGACGAAACCAGAGGCAAAGCACAAGCGGTTATTACCGCGATTGTCAGTGCCCATGCTAAGGAGAATAATTTATGA
- a CDS encoding aminodeoxychorismate/anthranilate synthase component II: MSRPISVFLLDNYDSFTYNLVDELRGMGMELIIYRNSVSAQMIYSQMQQKAENSEVLLLLSPGPGEPSQAGCLLELIELVKGQFPVLGICLGHQAIVKSYGGKVIRAEQVMHGKASYIQHDNSALFCGLANPLPVARYHSLVVSDIPKELNVIANFEGIPMCVYHPADRMLGFQFHPESILTSHGSQLLEQSIRYLTQKA; the protein is encoded by the coding sequence ATGAGCCGTCCAATTAGTGTGTTTCTGCTGGATAATTATGATTCCTTTACCTACAACCTAGTAGATGAGTTACGTGGTATGGGAATGGAGCTGATTATTTATCGAAATTCAGTTTCTGCTCAAATGATCTATTCTCAAATGCAACAAAAAGCAGAAAATTCAGAAGTATTATTATTGTTATCACCCGGACCAGGAGAGCCATCACAAGCCGGTTGTTTACTCGAACTCATCGAGCTTGTTAAAGGTCAATTTCCAGTACTAGGAATTTGTTTAGGCCATCAAGCGATTGTTAAATCATACGGTGGAAAAGTGATTAGAGCTGAACAAGTTATGCACGGCAAAGCGTCATACATCCAGCATGACAACAGCGCACTCTTCTGTGGCCTAGCAAATCCACTGCCAGTGGCACGATATCATTCATTGGTAGTCAGTGACATTCCAAAAGAACTAAATGTAATAGCTAACTTTGAAGGTATTCCCATGTGTGTGTATCATCCTGCCGACAGAATGTTGGGCTTCCAATTTCACCCTGAGTCGATTTTGACCTCTCATGGAAGTCAACTACTTGAACAAAGTATTCGTTATTTAACGCAAAAGGCATAA
- the trpD gene encoding anthranilate phosphoribosyltransferase, which produces MTINTLSHLESLYLGQDLSQQDCEALFSMVVKGELNDIVISSMLTALKIKGEKPAEIAGAAAALINNAAPFPRPDYPFADIVGTGGDGHNTINISSAAAIVAASCGVKVAKHGNRSVSSKSGSADLFREFGMDLSMSAQTARNCLDDANLCFLFAPNYHAGIKFAMPVRTTLKTRTLFNLLGPLANPGKPTHMMIGVYAPEWVMPFAKTLKLLGYEHALVVHGSGLDELALHGPSQVAELKNGEINEYTLTPADFSLQEHSLESIKGGEPEENKALIEAVLTGKGQLAHQSAVAMNAGALLKLTGIASTYEQGAQIAVEAMQSKQALETILSAANTSQQGAQ; this is translated from the coding sequence ATGACTATCAATACTCTTTCCCATTTGGAATCGTTATACCTAGGTCAGGATTTATCACAGCAAGATTGCGAAGCCTTATTTTCAATGGTAGTGAAAGGCGAGTTAAATGACATCGTGATTTCATCGATGTTAACCGCCCTTAAAATAAAGGGTGAAAAGCCAGCAGAAATTGCTGGTGCAGCGGCAGCGTTAATCAATAATGCAGCGCCCTTCCCTCGTCCCGATTATCCCTTTGCAGATATTGTAGGAACCGGAGGCGATGGTCACAACACCATCAACATTTCCTCAGCCGCCGCAATTGTGGCCGCTAGCTGTGGTGTAAAAGTGGCAAAACATGGCAATCGCAGTGTTTCCAGTAAATCCGGTTCCGCGGATCTATTTCGAGAATTCGGCATGGATCTTAGTATGAGTGCGCAGACTGCGAGAAACTGCTTAGATGATGCAAATTTATGTTTCTTGTTTGCACCAAATTATCATGCAGGAATTAAGTTTGCGATGCCAGTCAGAACCACCTTAAAAACCCGCACCCTGTTTAACTTACTCGGCCCGTTGGCCAACCCAGGCAAGCCGACACATATGATGATCGGGGTATACGCTCCTGAATGGGTCATGCCATTTGCCAAAACCCTAAAATTGTTGGGCTATGAGCATGCGCTGGTAGTGCATGGTAGTGGCTTAGATGAATTAGCCTTGCACGGTCCATCTCAAGTGGCTGAATTAAAAAATGGCGAGATTAACGAATACACATTAACGCCTGCTGATTTTAGTCTACAAGAGCACTCACTTGAAAGTATAAAAGGTGGAGAGCCTGAAGAGAATAAAGCACTAATAGAGGCGGTATTAACCGGTAAAGGACAGCTTGCCCACCAATCCGCGGTCGCGATGAACGCCGGCGCTTTGTTGAAGTTGACAGGTATCGCATCCACGTATGAACAAGGTGCGCAAATAGCGGTTGAGGCCATGCAATCCAAACAAGCATTAGAGACCATTTTATCTGCCGCCAACACTAGTCAACAAGGAGCACAATAA
- the trpCF gene encoding bifunctional indole-3-glycerol-phosphate synthase TrpC/phosphoribosylanthranilate isomerase TrpF: protein MANVLEKIVANKREELVQRKLDLPLSSFKDNLTPSDRSFYQALSKPNAGYVLECKKASPSKGLIRDDFNLDEIIAAYGPYAACISVLTDEKYFQGKFEYLEYVRQRVSQPVLNKDFFVDPYQIYLARHHNADAVLLMLSVLNDEEYAQLAELAEQYQLDVLTEVSNEEEAHRALALGAKIIGINNRNLRDLSTDLATTEKLVPLIKQSKHECVVISESGIYTNKDVRRLAPLVDGFLVGSSVMQELDVISAVKKLLFGEVKICGITRVEDAQVIASCGAIYGGLIFAEKSPRAITLQSAKQIVDSVPFHYVGVFVNNTIDTIVEYANQLNLTAVQLHGQEDQTFIDALRTQLQPNCEIWKAFGVTNSLPVMDLENVDRILLDCKVGEQSGGTGQQFDWQLLSQLPDNNNVILAGGLTPQNIQDARATNVLGLDANSGVESAPGIKDQQKIAQLFDLLRRY from the coding sequence GTGGCAAATGTATTAGAAAAAATAGTCGCCAATAAACGTGAAGAATTGGTGCAACGTAAATTAGATCTGCCGCTTTCATCATTTAAAGATAATTTGACTCCTTCAGATCGCAGTTTTTATCAAGCGTTATCTAAACCAAATGCAGGCTATGTGCTCGAATGTAAAAAGGCTTCACCATCGAAAGGTTTGATTCGCGATGATTTTAATCTCGATGAGATTATTGCAGCCTATGGTCCATATGCTGCGTGCATTTCAGTATTAACCGATGAAAAGTACTTTCAAGGTAAATTTGAATACCTAGAATATGTGCGCCAACGCGTTAGCCAGCCGGTTTTAAATAAAGATTTTTTTGTAGACCCTTATCAAATATATTTGGCCCGTCATCACAATGCCGATGCTGTACTGCTTATGCTGTCGGTACTCAACGATGAAGAATATGCTCAACTTGCTGAGCTAGCTGAGCAATATCAACTTGATGTATTGACGGAAGTCAGTAACGAAGAAGAGGCTCATAGAGCCTTGGCTTTGGGGGCTAAAATTATTGGTATCAATAACCGTAATTTACGTGATTTAAGTACTGACTTAGCCACTACCGAAAAACTAGTTCCTCTAATAAAACAAAGTAAGCACGAATGTGTAGTGATATCTGAATCCGGTATTTATACCAATAAAGATGTGCGCCGACTGGCCCCATTAGTAGACGGATTTTTGGTCGGCAGTTCAGTGATGCAAGAACTCGACGTTATCAGTGCAGTTAAAAAACTACTTTTCGGTGAGGTTAAAATTTGCGGCATCACTAGAGTCGAAGATGCCCAAGTTATTGCCAGCTGTGGCGCAATCTATGGCGGCTTAATTTTCGCTGAAAAGTCGCCGCGCGCAATTACTCTGCAAAGCGCAAAACAAATTGTCGATTCGGTACCATTTCATTATGTGGGCGTTTTTGTTAACAACACTATCGACACCATTGTCGAATATGCCAATCAATTAAATTTAACTGCGGTACAATTGCACGGACAAGAAGATCAAACTTTTATTGATGCGTTGCGTACTCAATTACAGCCCAATTGTGAAATTTGGAAAGCATTTGGGGTCACAAATAGCCTACCGGTTATGGATTTAGAGAACGTCGATAGGATTTTGTTAGATTGCAAAGTCGGCGAGCAATCCGGCGGCACAGGACAACAATTTGATTGGCAGTTGTTATCCCAATTGCCAGATAACAATAATGTCATATTAGCTGGCGGGCTGACTCCTCAAAACATTCAAGATGCCAGAGCAACTAACGTACTAGGGCTAGATGCAAATTCGGGGGTGGAATCCGCCCCAGGCATTAAAGATCAACAAAAAATTGCACAATTATTTGATCTGTTACGACGCTACTGA
- the trpB gene encoding tryptophan synthase subunit beta: MNHLDSKFGEYGGMYVPELLIPALDQLEQAFIDAQNDPSFVEEFNGLLKDYAGRPTAMTLTKNLVSNPKVKLYLKREDLLHGGAHKTNQVLGQAILTKRMGKTEVIAETGAGQHGVATALACALMGLKARIYMGAKDVERQAPNVFRMRLMGAEVIPVNAGSGTLKDAVNEAMRDWSATYDKAHYLLGTAAGPHPFPTIVREFHRMIGEETRAQIMEKEGRLPDAVVACVGGGSNAIGMFADFIDEPSVSLIGVEPAGKGIHTPDHGAAICTGSKGVLHGAYSYIMQDNDGQIEESYSVSAGLDYPAVGPQHAYLHDIGRAQYAAVTDDEALNAFQLLARKEGIIPALESSHALAHALNMADEAEEETIIVVNLSGRGDKDLAHVYNILGEQK; the protein is encoded by the coding sequence ATGAATCACTTAGACAGTAAATTTGGCGAATACGGTGGTATGTATGTACCAGAGTTACTTATTCCCGCTTTAGATCAACTTGAACAAGCCTTTATAGATGCGCAAAATGATCCCAGCTTTGTGGAAGAATTTAACGGCTTATTAAAAGACTACGCGGGCCGCCCAACAGCGATGACTCTTACTAAAAATCTAGTGAGTAACCCGAAAGTAAAACTGTATTTAAAACGCGAAGACTTATTACACGGTGGAGCCCATAAAACCAATCAAGTTTTGGGACAGGCAATATTAACCAAACGTATGGGCAAAACCGAAGTAATCGCTGAGACGGGTGCTGGCCAACACGGTGTGGCAACAGCTTTAGCCTGCGCGCTTATGGGCTTAAAAGCACGTATTTATATGGGTGCCAAAGACGTAGAGCGTCAAGCACCAAATGTGTTTCGTATGCGCCTAATGGGTGCCGAAGTCATCCCCGTCAATGCCGGTTCAGGTACTCTTAAAGATGCGGTAAATGAAGCGATGCGTGATTGGTCAGCCACCTATGACAAGGCCCACTATCTACTTGGTACGGCTGCCGGACCTCATCCTTTCCCGACTATCGTACGTGAATTTCATCGAATGATTGGTGAAGAAACCCGTGCGCAGATCATGGAAAAAGAAGGACGCTTACCCGATGCCGTTGTGGCTTGCGTAGGTGGTGGTTCAAATGCCATAGGTATGTTTGCTGATTTCATTGATGAACCTAGTGTGAGTTTAATTGGTGTAGAGCCTGCGGGTAAAGGCATTCACACACCGGATCACGGTGCCGCTATCTGCACAGGTAGTAAAGGTGTGTTACATGGTGCATACAGTTACATTATGCAAGATAACGACGGCCAGATTGAAGAATCCTATTCAGTTTCTGCTGGTTTAGATTACCCTGCAGTGGGTCCTCAGCATGCTTATTTACACGACATAGGTCGAGCACAGTATGCGGCAGTTACCGATGACGAAGCATTAAACGCGTTCCAATTACTTGCTCGCAAAGAAGGGATTATTCCGGCGCTTGAGTCTTCACACGCCCTTGCCCATGCCCTCAATATGGCAGATGAAGCAGAAGAGGAAACTATCATAGTGGTGAATCTATCTGGTCGAGGTGATAAAGACTTAGCCCACGTTTACAATATTTTGGGAGAACAAAAATGA
- the trpA gene encoding tryptophan synthase subunit alpha, protein MSRYDNMFERLNKANQGAFVPFVMLGDPDKQTSFNIIKTLVESGADALELGIPYSDPIADGPTIQKASIRALENKITPSDCFDVIKQIRDIFPEVPIGLLLYSNLVIKKGLTEFYQAANAAGVDSILIADVPLREAQRFIDVAESNNINQILIAPPNASDETLAEIGRKSSGYTYLLGRAGVTGAETAATIPADELIAKLTQYQVAPPLLGFGISKPAQVTEAITAGAAGAISGSATVNIIEQNLDNPSKMLEQLASFVCEMKAATHK, encoded by the coding sequence ATGAGCCGTTACGACAACATGTTTGAACGCCTGAATAAAGCTAACCAAGGCGCATTTGTCCCCTTCGTAATGCTTGGGGATCCAGATAAACAAACCTCATTTAATATCATTAAAACACTAGTAGAAAGCGGTGCCGATGCGTTGGAATTAGGTATTCCCTATTCAGATCCCATCGCAGATGGCCCTACGATTCAAAAAGCCAGTATTCGCGCCTTGGAGAATAAAATAACGCCATCAGATTGTTTTGATGTGATTAAACAAATTCGCGATATTTTTCCAGAGGTGCCAATTGGACTGCTGCTGTATAGCAACCTTGTCATTAAAAAAGGCTTAACTGAGTTTTATCAGGCGGCTAACGCTGCTGGAGTAGATTCGATTCTAATTGCCGATGTTCCCCTGCGCGAAGCACAGCGATTTATAGACGTAGCGGAAAGCAATAATATCAATCAAATTCTCATCGCGCCGCCAAATGCGAGTGACGAAACCTTAGCCGAAATTGGTCGTAAGTCGTCTGGCTATACTTATTTACTTGGTAGAGCTGGTGTAACGGGTGCAGAGACAGCCGCGACTATTCCCGCCGACGAATTAATTGCTAAACTAACTCAATACCAAGTCGCTCCTCCCTTGTTAGGTTTTGGAATATCAAAACCAGCACAAGTAACTGAAGCGATAACGGCAGGCGCAGCAGGCGCCATTTCCGGTTCAGCTACGGTGAACATTATCGAACAAAACCTCGATAATCCGAGTAAAATGCTAGAACAACTTGCAAGCTTTGTCTGTGAGATGAAAGCGGCTACCCATAAATAA
- a CDS encoding YciI family protein: MLYVIYAEDVANSLPLRLSVRPAHLERLESLKQQGRLVIAGPCPAIDSPTPGEAGFTGSVIIAEFDSLSDAQQWADSDPYIGAGVFKSVVVKPFSQTLP, encoded by the coding sequence ATGTTGTATGTCATTTACGCAGAGGACGTAGCCAATAGTCTACCTTTAAGACTGAGTGTGCGCCCTGCTCACCTAGAAAGATTGGAGTCACTTAAACAACAAGGACGTTTGGTCATTGCCGGTCCTTGTCCGGCAATTGATAGCCCAACTCCTGGTGAAGCAGGATTTACCGGTTCGGTGATCATTGCTGAGTTTGATAGTTTGTCTGATGCTCAACAATGGGCAGATAGCGATCCGTACATTGGGGCCGGAGTTTTCAAAAGTGTAGTCGTGAAACCATTTTCACAAACCTTACCTTAG
- the arfB gene encoding alternative ribosome rescue aminoacyl-tRNA hydrolase ArfB, with protein sequence MALISITEHLSISDDQFEMNAIRAQGAGGQNVNKVSSAIHLRFDVNASTLPEFYKTSLLNSNDSRITNDGILVIKAQNYRTQEQNREDAVTRLIEIIKKAGEKPKPRRATKPTKSSQVRRVESKKKAGKTKSLRKKVDFD encoded by the coding sequence ATGGCACTAATAAGCATAACCGAACACCTCAGCATATCTGACGATCAGTTTGAAATGAATGCTATTCGTGCCCAAGGCGCTGGCGGACAAAATGTGAATAAAGTCTCCAGCGCAATCCACCTTCGTTTTGATGTTAACGCCTCTACTTTGCCTGAGTTTTACAAAACAAGTTTGCTCAATAGTAACGACAGCCGGATAACCAATGACGGCATTTTGGTGATAAAAGCTCAAAACTACCGCACGCAGGAACAAAACCGCGAAGATGCCGTTACTCGTTTAATAGAAATTATTAAAAAAGCCGGCGAAAAACCCAAACCTAGACGGGCGACTAAACCCACAAAGTCATCCCAAGTTCGCCGAGTAGAAAGTAAGAAAAAAGCCGGAAAAACCAAATCTCTGCGAAAAAAAGTCGACTTCGATTAA
- a CDS encoding glycine zipper 2TM domain-containing protein — MLNLKNISIATLLFGFSAGQALADTRYDYAKVVRVDPVYQYSTVKHPIQQCYPVERTVRYSNDHRQRTNSTIAGAVIGGVIGNVIGDNRRSTVTGAIIGGAIGNSVQGPQYSTRVTQHCETVYEPAKKVRKIKGYNVKYRYQGAAYETFMHSRPGNTVKVKVKVSPVRH; from the coding sequence ATGTTAAATCTAAAAAACATCTCAATTGCCACATTACTTTTCGGTTTTTCTGCTGGTCAAGCGTTAGCCGATACCCGTTATGATTATGCAAAAGTAGTTCGGGTCGATCCGGTATATCAATACTCGACGGTAAAACACCCCATACAGCAGTGTTACCCTGTTGAACGAACAGTTCGCTACAGCAACGATCATCGTCAGCGCACAAACTCAACAATTGCCGGCGCAGTAATTGGTGGTGTGATTGGAAATGTGATTGGCGACAACCGCAGGAGCACAGTAACAGGCGCCATTATCGGCGGCGCAATTGGTAATAGCGTGCAAGGGCCGCAATACAGCACTCGAGTGACCCAACATTGTGAGACCGTATATGAGCCTGCAAAAAAAGTAAGAAAAATCAAAGGTTATAACGTAAAATATCGTTATCAAGGTGCAGCCTATGAAACCTTTATGCATTCGCGCCCAGGTAATACAGTGAAAGTAAAAGTGAAGGTATCACCAGTAAGACATTAA
- a CDS encoding PepSY domain-containing protein, which produces MHIRGKLIFLLMTLALCFGGQVSAQETSKDNIDKAQAANRVLQKVNGRVLRVNQSKNTYKVKVLQKNGRVVTVDVDKRSGKITKQRSRDK; this is translated from the coding sequence GTGCACATCAGAGGTAAATTGATTTTCTTATTAATGACCCTTGCTCTTTGCTTCGGCGGGCAAGTGTCAGCCCAAGAAACATCAAAAGACAACATTGATAAAGCCCAAGCTGCAAATAGAGTGCTGCAAAAGGTTAACGGTCGAGTATTGCGTGTTAACCAAAGTAAAAATACCTATAAGGTCAAAGTTTTACAGAAAAATGGGCGAGTGGTCACTGTAGATGTCGATAAACGTTCAGGTAAGATAACCAAACAACGTAGTAGAGATAAATAA
- a CDS encoding response regulator transcription factor yields MRILVVEDDSRLLTQLDQLLQQHGYSVDLADDGAKASYLLAEHPYDLAIVDIGLPVIDGFDVIKNARKNDVTCPILILTARDRWQEKVEGLDAGADDYLTKPFHNEELLARAKALIRRSSGQANPLIEKGPITLDTTAEEVAVNGQSLELTAYEYKVLEYLLLNPQKIVSKTELTEHIYDQDFDLDSNVIEVFVGRLRKKLDPENNYKPIETLRGRGYRINREL; encoded by the coding sequence ATGCGTATTCTTGTGGTGGAAGATGACAGTAGACTGTTAACCCAATTAGATCAGTTATTACAACAACATGGTTATAGTGTCGATTTAGCCGATGATGGTGCCAAAGCAAGCTATTTGTTAGCTGAACACCCATACGATTTGGCCATAGTCGATATAGGTCTACCTGTAATTGACGGATTTGATGTTATAAAAAATGCGCGTAAAAACGATGTCACCTGCCCTATTCTGATTTTGACAGCGCGGGATCGTTGGCAGGAAAAAGTAGAAGGTTTAGATGCTGGAGCAGATGATTATCTTACTAAACCTTTTCACAATGAAGAACTACTCGCCCGAGCAAAAGCGCTGATTCGTAGATCCTCAGGACAAGCCAATCCGCTTATTGAAAAAGGTCCTATAACACTCGACACCACAGCCGAAGAAGTCGCTGTAAACGGGCAATCCTTAGAGCTCACGGCTTATGAATACAAAGTGTTGGAGTACCTTTTGCTCAATCCACAAAAAATAGTTTCTAAAACGGAATTGACTGAACACATATATGATCAAGATTTTGATTTAGACAGTAACGTGATAGAAGTGTTTGTCGGGCGTTTACGTAAGAAACTAGATCCAGAAAATAATTATAAACCAATTGAAACCCTGCGCGGACGCGGCTACCGAATCAATCGAGAATTATGA
- a CDS encoding ATP-binding protein produces the protein MIRLSLRLRSFAAALLALLLFIPLGAMTLEQAYTDSLSQSMLEQLRVQSLTLISEFEMVDGEPEMPEQLFNDKLNIPGSGLYAFIKINDDVVWQSLSTLNWSEQPQLDAPIIGKEIFLAEFSLDADYFLYSYTAEFEGNVDFEPVSFFIVQDKLTFEKERDAFSNTLWYWLGFLALLLLIVLIASLNMALSPINTLIGQIKKTEEGDIERLQQTYPPELEKLKRSINHLLDTEQQQRSRYKNSLSDLAHSLKTPLAVLAGNPNLPSSANEPLSQINNIIQRQLKRAVAGAGSGWDQAVSVLPIVQKLQSAMAKVHADKDLSISLQIAENCQFKGDQTDLMELLGNLMDNACKAAKSKVKVSAQQTNTVLRITVEDDGNGIEPQHRQELLHRGKRLDSYQEGQGIGMAVVTDLISAYHGKMEITDSTLGGAKIEMTFTRMPD, from the coding sequence ATGATCAGGTTATCGTTGCGCCTCAGAAGTTTTGCGGCCGCCTTGCTGGCACTGCTACTTTTCATTCCTTTAGGCGCAATGACCTTAGAACAAGCCTACACGGATAGTCTCAGTCAATCTATGCTCGAACAATTGCGGGTGCAAAGTCTCACCCTTATTTCTGAATTTGAAATGGTAGACGGTGAGCCTGAAATGCCTGAACAACTGTTTAACGACAAGCTCAACATTCCTGGCTCTGGATTGTATGCATTTATTAAAATAAACGATGATGTTGTGTGGCAGTCTTTATCCACTTTAAACTGGTCAGAACAACCTCAGTTAGACGCCCCAATTATTGGTAAAGAAATATTTTTAGCTGAATTTAGTTTGGACGCTGATTATTTCCTGTATTCCTATACCGCTGAGTTTGAAGGTAATGTAGATTTTGAGCCCGTCAGCTTTTTTATTGTGCAAGATAAACTCACCTTTGAAAAAGAGCGGGATGCCTTTTCCAATACCCTTTGGTATTGGCTGGGCTTTTTAGCCTTGTTACTTTTGATCGTATTAATAGCCAGTTTAAATATGGCCTTGAGCCCAATAAACACATTGATTGGTCAAATCAAAAAGACCGAGGAAGGTGATATAGAACGCTTACAACAAACCTACCCGCCTGAATTGGAAAAACTAAAACGCAGTATCAATCACCTGCTCGATACCGAACAGCAGCAACGTAGTCGCTATAAAAATAGTCTTAGCGATCTAGCCCATAGCTTAAAAACCCCTTTAGCTGTGCTTGCCGGTAACCCGAATCTGCCCAGCTCAGCCAATGAACCTTTATCACAAATAAATAATATTATTCAACGCCAATTAAAACGTGCCGTTGCCGGTGCTGGCAGTGGCTGGGATCAGGCAGTTTCGGTATTGCCGATTGTTCAAAAACTACAATCAGCAATGGCTAAAGTGCATGCTGATAAAGATTTATCGATTAGCTTACAAATAGCAGAGAATTGCCAGTTCAAAGGTGACCAAACTGATTTAATGGAATTACTCGGAAATTTAATGGATAACGCCTGTAAAGCGGCAAAGTCTAAAGTCAAAGTGTCTGCACAACAAACCAATACAGTGTTGCGCATTACAGTGGAAGATGACGGCAACGGCATTGAGCCGCAACATCGCCAAGAATTATTGCACCGAGGAAAACGCTTAGACAGTTATCAAGAAGGTCAAGGTATTGGTATGGCGGTGGTCACCGATTTAATCTCTGCTTACCACGGTAAAATGGAAATTACTGACTCCACACTAGGTGGAGCCAAAATTGAAATGACCTTTACTCGGATGCCTGATTGA